The Silurus meridionalis isolate SWU-2019-XX chromosome 6, ASM1480568v1, whole genome shotgun sequence genome contains the following window.
AGACGCCACGGGAACCTGTAGCCTATAggtacaaaagtttgtagaggcagcgaggtgaggtgagaagggaGGAGATCGAAACAGATCCGCCGGGGTCTCGATTGAAACCTTATCGCGGATCGTCCTACAAAGCAGGTATATGTATTAGTTGAATCACCTGTGTGCTGAATTTGGACAAAAGTGTAGAGACTACAGCGTTACACTAACtacaatagagagagagaaagagatagcgGAGAGCCACCTGGAGAAGTCAACAACATGCCACGAGCATTCCTGGTGAAAAAGCCCAATGTTTCACCCGGCAAAAGAAGCTGGAGTGATCTACCTGACCACGAACGAGGAGACATTTACATACCAGGTGAGcagcacacactcattacactgcATACATTTTTGCCCAAAAAACACAGGCCGAATAACGGTATACGAAAACAACGTAAATTTTTCATGCTCAATCCTTTTAggcatgaaaataaaattgcagGGTTTCGTTTACAGGCAAagttatttattactttaaattatagccaaaacgttttttttttaactcaagcAAGTTTGGTTCTTCGAGGTGATTTTATCCCACAATGCTGATCTGATTTCTGTATATTAAATTCATTCGGTTTGTAGCTTGTTAACTAAACCAATGACTTTGTGAAcatcgatttttttttccttcaagttTTGAAGTATTGAaagtgtgtgcgcgtgcgcgcgcgcgcgctaaAAAGAACCAAGGAGCCCGTTCCAGCCTGACCTTTAGCCCCAGCTGCCTTCCTTATAGACTCGACGTAAGAATTCATTGCAACACGTTATTGCGTTGCGCACATCAAAACCTCGAACATAACATTTGGAAAAGCTCTCAAATCCGCTTTAATGCGCGAGAGTTAAGACAGTGGTTGCTTTGGGGTGGAGTGGGTTTAAGGAGAAACGCCGGTTTATACCCACGCAGACGTTTCGACGGCCATGACAAACAGAGTCATGTGTGATCTTGACAAGGGTTTTGGCAAAGCAGGCAAAGGTTTTGGGTATCAGATAACTTGCTGATCCACCTAACGGAATACCAGAAACACAATCCTCTCTTTGTGAGCCCCTTCCCCATGCTCATTCCCCATCTCTATAAACTACTAGGCTAATAATTGACCAACACCTGAAGGATTTAAACCCACAGTTAGATGCTCATTTCCGAGCAGGATGTATTGGGATGTAACTTTTTTGATATAACATcggttttcttttattattattattctcgcCTTTAAaacgaaaaataattttttttgtcggagaattttgtgaataaataatttaggctcctaattttttttttgccttttaaaataatgcattattatcattattattattataattaccaTACACAAATATTCTGCAATCTCTTTTAGAGCACTTTTAGAGAAACTTTCATGTACTGTCGCCCTATAATGTGGTATgtagttaatgctgttaaacttgttttgttttttgttaggCTAATTGCCATAACAGACAGTGTCGTAGTTTCATTTCGAGCTGAACGCAAAACCAAGGCCTGTCCTTATAGAGAATTGAATTTGGTCTTAAAACGTCAGGAAACAGTGTGGGGAAGTTTGAAGATAAAAGTATCatgtttttaacacttttttttccttctaaacGACTAGTAAAGAACATCATTTGTTACCTATGATAATATTGAACTTGCAAAGGTAGTGCTACTTATTAGTCTATCATTTATTTGTTCGGCAAGTAAAGGATCTTTTTTTATCCTATCAGTGGCTTTGTGGTGCACGGCTGAGTTAATGAACAGTGAAGGAAATAACGGATTGAGGCCGAGGTGCCGCTGCTGTTCCTCGCTACACCTTTAGCAAACATGGCCCAGAGTAAACTCTCCTGCAATGGGCTAGGCCTGCTCTCCACCTTCCTCTACTGATTAGCCGCcctagtgttgtttttttttattattatttgactaCACGGCACGCATAATCAATACATGCGGATCgtttaattcagttttaggTTCTAATGTTTCAATCCGCGCGCACAGATTTCCCTTTTTCCTTTAACACTATGGGAGAGCCTGAACCCGTGGGGTTGTGACGTCACCAGCGTGGTGCCACCGCTGCGAGATAAGACTTGAAAAGTGGATTTGGATTGGCGCGTAGTGCAAGACAATAAACCGGGCAGGAGCTCTGCACATTCATTATGCTCGCTTTTCTCTTTGTGATTTAGTCGTATCGGTTTCAGTCCGTTTCCTTAAATGCGGGTATATTgcctagtatttttttttaaatacaacgTGAAATTGGGATGTTAAAGAAAGTGAAATGGgtccttacattttttttttaattatgcaatACATTAAATGAAACAATTAATTAAACTTGATAATGCAGGTCTTGTgtcaaatattgtattttttttttcggttaaaaaaatttttttttttcatttcatatccTATATCAGACACCCCAAtaattgtacaataataatagcACATAAAACGGACACTTCCATATCCACTGCCTGTGCTATTCACAGTATCATTGGCATACAGCTGGAGACCGATACATCCAACttggtataaaataaacaagaaaaatcaGTGCTTCAGCTGTAAGGAAATGCTGCCTGTTTTTACTCAGTATGTTTCTACATTTGAGtcataaaacaacaacaaaaagccaTTTTGTTaaaggaaatatatatttttttttaatccagcgAGGATCGTTGTTAAACTGTACTGTAGCAAACTGCTTGTACAGTTAGCCAGAGTTTGTATCACACCTCcttaatatacatatttatttagttcattAGTTAATTAGTTAGTTAAACTTTGGCATTATtgcataatgtaaaaaaatggtaGTGTAATACCAGTTAGTTGGAAATTATATcaagattaaattttttaatgattccACTAATAGTGGTTTCCAAATAGCCTTATACGCTGACGTTAGGATATAAGAGAACATGATAAATTACTGAGGTTCTGTTTGCAGCCCATGCATTgtgttgtatgtatgtttgtataaaGAGAGATGATAAGCCTGTGTCTCTAGCTTGGCCAGTCAGACTGGTAATGCCGTAACAGGAGTGGCTGACTTCACTACAGGACAATAcagttgcacacacacacctgcctccCACCCAACCAtgcaccgacacacacacacacacacacacacacacatgcacaccctcCCTAAAGGCACAACTGTCCCCAGTTTTTTGAGAGCCATACACTACATCCAGTTTCAAATAATCTGCAGCTTCTTTCTTAAAACCTAGAACATGTTTCAGTGGAACTATGtaagagtttatattttaagttATGTCAAATTCTTAAATTATTATAGTTAAGACAATAACTTGTACTACAGACTAACTATATGCCCACTCatatgtggacatctgaccatgaTTCCCATATGTGCTTTTAGAACAACTTATTTCAAACAGAGTCCCCCTTTGCTGATAACCTCCACAATTTTGGGATGATTTTCCTTGAGATTTTGGAGCGTGGCTGTGAGGTTTTGTTATTCTGCCCCAAGTGCCTTAGTGAGATTTGGAACTGATGTCAAACAAGAAGGTCTAGGACGCAGTCTGTATTCCaatttatctcaaaggtgtttaatgaTTAAGGGTCTGTACATGGAGctcaatttgtgcacagggtcattttTATTCTGGTGCAGGTTTTTCCATCACTGAAGGAAttctatatttgtgtggatCCCGCATGCTAGAGAAGAGTAATATATAGGTGACTCACTGATATTGCACATAATTTTGGCAATACATTACTACCATTAAtattcttttttcccttccagTGTCTGTGTCCACTCGAGCTCTGTGGGATGAGACAGAGGCAAGTACAGCCGAGGTGGCCCTTTGTCTGTCCACACATAAAGAACGCAACAGATGTACACAGAAATATATGCTAGAGCCATGCACCTTGGTTTCTACAGCTGAACTTCCCTCCTGTACTGCTCTGGGACAGCAGCCCAGTCCTGAAACCGAGCGCATCCGTAGTACACAGAGCAGCACATATGTCCGATCCAAGATCAAGGTGAGGCTCTCTCAGAAATGTGCCTTTCATTAAGTTTCTATTTTCGTATCTACCAAAAAACTGGTTTGACTTGCATAGTTTCAGTGTTAGTTACCTGTGTATTTTGATTCGGGAATTAACTCTGGTATGTGGCATCATTTGCGTGCAAGCCgatatattatttaacttaTAAACTGAGAAACTCAAGAAAGCTTTTTGAAGTTAAGATGACGTGTTCTTGTTGAACAAATTGTGACTAGCTTCCAGCCTTTTtgatatactttttttatgatttatgttTACAGGTGACTACAGGTGAACTCCCTGTCGAAGCTCCACTTACTATTCTGAGCACAGCTGCTGATCCTCCTGTCACTGTGCCAAACCCACGTCCCACAACTAGCACTGAAACGACATCTGCACCTACAACAGGGGGAACCTATGCATGTCAGGTGTGCCAGAAAGTGTTTCAGTACCAACGCATGCTCAACAGACACCTGAAGTGTCACAATGAACAGAAACGGCATCTGTGCAGTTTCTGCGGCAAGGGCTTCAATGACACCTTCGATCTCAAGAGgcatgtgcgcacacacacaggtatgtaatcacaaaatattttgttggttAAATTACTTTCAGACAGAGGAGGTTGACAAAACAGAGATCAGATTTGTGTAATAttgtatacaaatatacagttaCAGTTTCAGATTTCTTGATCTCCTACTGCAAGGCTTTAGGCCAAAACCCTGTTTCAGTACACTGCACACAGacttttaatatttgtaaatccCTGCCTTCTGTCTTGTTTCAGGTGTTCGTCcgtataaatgtaatttgtgtgAAAAGGCCTTTACCCAGCGCTGCTCTCTGGAGTCCCACATGAAGAAGATCCATGGTGTGACGCAGCAGTATGCCTACAAGGAACGACGCACCAAGCTCTATGTCTGCGAGGAATGTGGCCACACTGCTTCCACACAGGATTCATTGCTGCGCCATCTCCATACTCAGCATCCAAACAGTGCCTTCTTGCGGGCCAAGGGGGCACGTAGACATTCAGGGGGAGCAGGTGTTGTTGTACGGGAGGAAAACTCCCTGCCTGGCTCTCCTTTATCTTTGAACAGTGATGACACGACAGGATCAGGAGGAAGGTAGAAAGAGTTGAGATTGATTGagacataaaataatattgtcatAATAGACATCATTCACAGTATGTCAGCTGGATCAAAtgcaatgttatttaaaatatgacAAGTGATAAATTAAAACTGGAAACTTAGCGAGTGAATAAAGTGAATGTCAAGTGAAAGACTTTGACATATTAGAAAAGCTGATGAATGGTCCCTGCAGTAATCATCAGTTTACACATCCACTATATATGAGGGCTGGCTCTTCTTTTTGAAATCAGTGAACAGCTAAATAATGATTATGCACTAGTTtagtttacattaaaaagttgaaaagAAAACTATTTGATGTAAATAGTACTCCATTTTTGCTCAGGggtgaaacaataaaaaaaacttttctaaaatattgttatattaaaattgttATATATAATGTCGTATTTTGTTGCAAGGAATTATGGAAGCGGGAATGGGATGGTGTTTGGTCAGTAATTACTGatgtaatatattttctcaaatgtatgaagaaatgtgtatttatcaagGTGGTGTCTAGTTTTCTCTTGGTGGAGTTTGTCacatatttcagattttataaatttataagAACATATAAATCTCTGTACATAATATGAACATTTTCTTATTAATTAGTATCCTCAAGGGTAAGATTTGAGTTTAATATGAAATATGTGCTCACTACAGCTACTGTCTAAGATCCTAAGTGTACTAATGGAGATTTGTATTCAGGCCTGATAATAGTTTAACTAGAGACACTAAAGTACTGTATGAAATTTTACtacagaacttttttttaagtaaatgtgtttctgtgtaaaataaacaataaacttttattttatgttaaacCTATTGAACAGTAAAAGAAGTAATTGTTTGCCTGCGTTGATATGAGCTGTGCGcaaggaagagtgtgtgtgtgtgtgtgtgtgtgtgtgtgtgtgtgtgtgaggaggggGAGTGGGCGGACGCTAAATGAGCATACAGCGGATTCCAGGTCCGTGTTTGGTCTTGTTGTTGGAATTCACTAGCCGCCTCATTACAGGTTTTCTAGATGTTAACGGTCCAGGGGTGTTTTTGTTTGGCCCGTTATGTTCCCGTTAGTAATTATTATCCCACTCaaaaatagttttctttttgtaattatttataatgaagAATGTAGACCATATAACCTGGagtagtttgtttttttaatacagtacaatatagtTCCAATCGTGAACACGCttataagtttgtgtgtgtgtatgtgtatatatatatatatatatatatatatatatatatatatatatatatatatatatatatattctttatatttatatatatatatatatatatatatatatatatatatatatatatatataaagaatgtatatgtacgtgtatatatatatatatatatatatatatatatatatatatatatatatatatacgtataagaatgtgtatatataagattGTATGACCGTATTAGTGTTGGTTATACTATAtgctaatattaataatacaataatttactttacttcttttttttttttttttttactttttagtaACATTAAAGCTTTTACACAAAGTCCagtttctctcactctcattctCTCCGTTGATGATGCTCTGCACACGGGACCGCGTCGCCAAACATAAACGTCACTACATCAATCGTCACGTGCCAGATCCGCGGTTTTAACGCAAATTCTTTAGTCCCAGCTGCGGAAACTAGTCTGCTTTAGGATCTAAATGTCTAAATAATGAACAAACCCATAATTGAACCAGATCACATCTGTAGGTTCcattaagaattaaaaaaaccctaaacactatcttaaaaaaaatgtgtacgaTACGAGGCCATTAAAAAAATCCGTTTATTAAAATACTGCATTATGATAATACAATGTTTAACGTGTAGTATATGAGGTTGCGTTTATTCTTATAAATGATTTCGCAGTGATACAGTGTTGAGATTTAAACGATAAGCAACGCGTTCAATGTTTCGAGTTTAGGAGGATTTTGTTGCGTGGATCTGGCAATCCTGCTACGAACGTTGTTTTTGAATACACCGGCGCGTAGCACGACTCGTACAGTGGgtagctgtatatatatacatatagtaataaaaaaaaaaaaggcgtgtTGGGTTTCATCGAGTTGCGTTGAAGTTGTTCTTCTGCTTTACAAAAACACGAACTAAACTAAACGTTGAGAGATAAGGATGTATTGTTGTCGCTAGCTTGTTATTGTTAGCTCCCCCTGGCTAACATTTAGGTAGAAAACAAAATGAGTTTCAAGTTCAGACTGTGTGAGCAAAACCAAATATCTTAGATAAAAGTCAGAGTATTCCAGATTATAACACATACCCATAGAAGCAGAGTGCTGTTGGGTtacagtgtgtatgttgtgACCCCCTCCGTCTGTTACTAGTGTAATTCGCTTGCATGTAACGATACTGGGACATTTATCGGCAGATAGACTGTAAATCTGAATCAGTCGGAGGTTTATTTTGTTGCTTGGTTTGAGCTGATCGCGAGGTAAAACTCGCTGTGTATCCACATGCCATCGGAAGCAGTGCGTCTGGGTCGGAAGAGGCCTGTACCCTCCTGCCCGAACCCCCTGTTCCTCCAGTGGCTTACTGAGATGCGCGATCACGCTAAAGAGAAAGGCCTGAAGACCCAGTACGTCTATCAGAAGGTAACCTGCACCCTCCTGCCCTACGTCTATCATTTCATTAATCCAGGCAGCCTTTTAGCTGATGACAGTGCGCTTTTTGAAGGCCCTGAACTCTTTAAAAAAGTATCCACTCCCACTGAAAAACGGCAAAGAGGCCAAAATTCTGCAGAACTTTGGGGACGGGATCTGTAAGCTCCTGGATGAGAGGCTTGAGAAACACTACCGAGAAAACGGTAAGGAAACTGCTTTCACAGATGTGTGATCAGGGTCAgctttgggttttgtttttgtttctatttgcCAAAAAGCACACTACACCGACTGTGTACATTTGCAACATTTCTCAGACTTTCATATCCAGATGATATGGGTTCAcaacataaaattatatatcCATCCTAGTGCAGATGGTCAAGAAGAAGTCAAGATACTCAAAAACAGAAGTCGGTGGTGATAAATGATGAACATTTAAGTAGGTGATACTGCATTTCTGGTAGCTCCagcggttaaggcgctgggttaccgatcggaaggtcgggggttcaagccccggtattgccaagcttccactcttgggcccttgagcaaggcccttaaccctctatgctccaggggcgccgtatcatggccgaccctgcgctctgaccccagcttctaagcaagctgggatatgcgaagaacaaatttcactgtgctgtaatgtataagTGACAAATAAACGCTATTCTATTCTTCTATTCTATTTCAGTGTTCATGGTTGACACTCGTTTGTAAGTGCATTTTGAagacatttatgtttaaagtCAACTTTTTAGAAATGCATCAGTAGAGAGTTCTTGGAGATTTATAACCTAAAAGTATTCTAAAGTACAGAGCTGTAAACCTgtgaacaataaataaatagagctCAGAAATCAAAGGAGAAATACAAAATTCAAGTACAGACATAAACCCCAGGAATGTGCTATTATCATTTCTGAAAAGGAGCATCTGTAGTCTTTGGGTGAAGGCTTGAAGACAAGGAGCTGtacagaaaagacaaaaaaggagTGGTAGGTTAATGGTTGAACTGGTGATCGCAAGGTTGTGAATTTACAATCTGAGCAACACCAAGCTGTCAGCTCCGGGGGTCTTGAGAAATACCCTTAAACTGcgactgctcagttgtatgaatgagataactgtaagtcactcttTATAAGGatgtttgccaaatgccattaatataaaaagcgTGACTGAATTTTAGAGAAGAATGTGTCAGGCGCCCCGTCTTGAACACCCTAGTCGGCACATATATTATGGTGCAGAACTTTTTAAAGCCTGGCTTGCAAAGacaaaagttatatttatagcTGTATATCAAATATCATTCTTGCAATGACAGCAAACCAATCCTGGTAGAAGGTGACCTCATTAATAGTG
Protein-coding sequences here:
- the ovol1a gene encoding putative transcription factor Ovo-like 1a, with protein sequence MPRAFLVKKPNVSPGKRSWSDLPDHERGDIYIPVSVSTRALWDETEASTAEVALCLSTHKERNRCTQKYMLEPCTLVSTAELPSCTALGQQPSPETERIRSTQSSTYVRSKIKVTTGELPVEAPLTILSTAADPPVTVPNPRPTTSTETTSAPTTGGTYACQVCQKVFQYQRMLNRHLKCHNEQKRHLCSFCGKGFNDTFDLKRHVRTHTGVRPYKCNLCEKAFTQRCSLESHMKKIHGVTQQYAYKERRTKLYVCEECGHTASTQDSLLRHLHTQHPNSAFLRAKGARRHSGGAGVVVREENSLPGSPLSLNSDDTTGSGGR